Proteins encoded within one genomic window of Aquarana catesbeiana isolate 2022-GZ linkage group LG03, ASM4218655v1, whole genome shotgun sequence:
- the LOC141133842 gene encoding phospholipid scramblase 3-like, which yields MARVPIAPPGLENLLQVNGLFVKETRNSMFQSHCTYDLFDINGQFLYHAVEQRECCGPRIDCRVTNAQGYNVLNLLVPSECCTCDTKLQVSTPSGELLGYIIKEWTSFTLSFDILDPLGLVCLKVKGPGWGEGFMSDLHYKVLSTDKATQIGVITRVWRGLSKEMFSSKENYTINFPMDLHVSMKAMLMACTLLIDLLIEERRRHERSQAASQH from the exons ATGGCCAGAGTTCCCATTGCTCCACCCGGACTGGAAAATCTTCTCCAG GTCAATGGACTCTTTGTGAAAGAGACAA GGAACAGCATGTTCCAGAGTCATTGTACGTATGATTTGTTTGACATCAATGGCCAATTTTTGTACCACGCCGTTGAGCAACGGGAGTGCTGTGGTCCTCGGATTGATTGCAGGGTTACCAACGCCCAAGGATATAATGTCCTCAACCTTCTTGTTCCTTCAGAGTGCTGTACCTGTGACACCAAG TTACAGGTCTCCACTCCCTCTGGGGAGCTCCTTGGCTACATAATCAAAGAGTGGACAAGTTTTACCTTAAGCTTCGACATCTTGGATCCATTGGGGCTTGTTTGTCTTAAAGTGAAAGGTCCAGGATGGGGGGAAGGCTTCATGTCTGACCTCCATTATAAG GTTTTATCTACTGACAAAGCAACTCAAATTGGGGTCATCACACGTGTGTGGCGGGGATTAAGCAAGGAGATGTTCAGCTCTAAAGAAAACTATACTATCAATTTCCCAATGGACCTCCATGTCTCCATGAAAGCGATGCTGATGGCCTGCACCTTGCTCATT GACCTTCTGATTGAAGAGCGCAGGCGCCATGAACGGTCCCAAGCGGCAAGCCAACACTGA